ATTATGCCCATCATAACGTGGAATTTTTTCAACGGGATTTAAATAATCTGAATGAATTCGCGGCTCAGTTCGACTCGGGTTTTGGCGGTTTTATCTGGTCACATTTCTTATTAAAAGAATTGCCGGCATTTCTGGAAAGTTTTCACAGGCTTTTCAAGTCCGGGAGCCGGATGGTGTTTCTGGACAACTGCTACGTCGAAGGCAGCAGCACGCCTATCGCGTTTCACGATTCTGACGGAAATTCGTATCAGCAAAGGAAGCTCGAAGATGGATCGATTCACACGGTTGTCAAAAATTTTCCAAGTGAAGCGTTTGTACGTCAATTACTTCAATCCAGCGCCAAAGAAATTCGCTGGCAAACGTTTCATTATTTCTGGATGTTGAGTTATACATTGTAATTTTATTACCCTGCCGGATTATCTTGCACCCTTTTTTCAATTTTGATACCTTGCTGTAATCTAATTTTACTTTCAAAGGAGTTCCTATGACTTTGCGATTTTTTTTCACGGCAACAAGCCTGATCCTTTTGGCAGGCTGTGCGGCATATAAAGAACTGGAACCCAAACCGCCCGTTTCGCCTGTCGAAGGGGGTTTTATTGAATTAAAAAATGACAAAAAATCGTTCGAGCTAGAAAAAGATAAAAAGTATTTTATTAAATTTCCTCGAACGAAAGCCATTAACTTTTACCTCGTGCTTCAACTTTCAGATAAATCAACCATCCATTCGTTTCTCACGCGAGCATTCGACGACGGTAAGGGCGTGATTACAACTATGGAAGATGAAACGCATCTGCCCGACAGCCTGAGTGTTTTTGCGCTGGATACCACCGCGTCTGTTTTTTATTGGGTGATCGATTCCGTGAAAAACGATTTTTTGCTGCGGATGGATTATCGGTACGTGCCGGTATGGCGGTACAAGTGGGAGATCAA
This genomic window from bacterium contains:
- a CDS encoding class I SAM-dependent methyltransferase, giving the protein MIDYYAKRAHEYEKLYHRPERQEDLNRLIAGVQQSLAGRSILEIACGTGYWTYQLSMVAKRILATDINEEVLAVARAKDYAHHNVEFFQRDLNNLNEFAAQFDSGFGGFIWSHFLLKELPAFLESFHRLFKSGSRMVFLDNCYVEGSSTPIAFHDSDGNSYQQRKLEDGSIHTVVKNFPSEAFVRQLLQSSAKEIRWQTFHYFWMLSYTL